In Choloepus didactylus isolate mChoDid1 chromosome 6, mChoDid1.pri, whole genome shotgun sequence, one DNA window encodes the following:
- the LOC119536642 gene encoding olfactory receptor 5A1-like encodes MAVERNISMTTQFILLGFSERLELQIVLFVLCLGIYFTTLVWNLGLIVLIRMELHLHSPMYFFLGNLSFVDISYTSSIAPKMLCDFFKEQKTISFVGCAAQLFIFIGMGGTECCLLAAMAYDRYAAISNPLLYTALMSPTVCVGMSITAYAGGFLTGLAQTSSIFQLHFCGSRVINHFFCDLPPLLALSCSNTFLSQVVNFLFVCAVGGTSALVVLVSYGYIIAAVMKIHSNQGWTKAFNTCASHLTTVILFYGSGLFSYLHSSAGHSKDQDKVVSMFYGVVIPMLNPVIYSLRNKEIKEALKKLRKKKQMPSLCLLVL; translated from the coding sequence ATGGCTGTGGAAAGGAACATCAGCATGACGACCCAGTTCATCCTTCTGGGATTTTCAGAGCGTCTAGAGCTGCAGATTGTCCTCTTTGTGTTGTGTCTGGGGATCTACTTCACGACTCTGGTTTGGAACCTTGGCCTCATTGTTCTAATCAGGATGGAGTTGCACCTTCACtcccccatgtatttcttccttggtAACTTGTCCTTTGTTGATATCTCATATACCTCCTCCATTGCCCCCAAGATGCTCTGTGACTTCTTCAAGGAGCAGAAGACCATCTCCTTTGTGGGATGTGCTGCTCAGCTTTTCATCTTCATTGGGATGGGAGGCACTGAATGCTGTCTCCTGGCAGCTATGGCATATGACCGTTATGCTGCCATCTCCAACCCCTTGCTCTACACAGCCCTCATGTCACCCACGGTCTGTGTGGGGATGTCCATTACAGCATATGCTGGAGGGTTCCTCACTGGGTTGGCCCAAACCAGCTCCATATTCCAGCTCCATTTCTGTGGATCTCGAGTCATtaaccacttcttctgtgacctTCCACCCTTGCTGGCCTTGTCTTGCTCTAATACCTTCCTCAGCCAGGTGGTAAATTTTCTCTTCGTGTGTGCAGTTGGTGGGACATCAGCACTTGTTGTCCTGGTTTCCTATGGTTATATCATTGCTGCTGTCATGAAGATCCATTCAAACCAAGGGTGGACAAAGGCTTTCAATACCTGTGCCTCTCATCTGACCACAGTGATTCTCTTCTATGGCTCTGGTCTCTTCTCGTATCTCCATTCTAGTGCTGGCCACTCAAAAGACCAAGATAAGGTGGTGTCCATGTTCTATGGAGTTGTGATCCCCATGCTGAACCCTGTCATCTATAGTCTGCGGAACAAGGAGATCAAAGAGGCATTGAAAAAACTCAGGAAGAAGAAGCAGATGCCCTCTTTGTGTCTTCTAGTcctttga